AGCCGGAGAGTTCTTCGTCGATGTAGTCTAGGACTACCTGGGCTTCGTCGCAGCCTCAGCGTCGCTCGCGGGTGTTTTTGCTTCTGGAAATTGAAATAAATGAATATTAGTACAGAACGAACgtggttggaggagatggtaTTGAGGCTTACGAATTGTTGGATTCCATCTTGGTTGATTTTGTTGATGACTGTGAAAAGGAAGTCAAAAGAAGTGGATCCAGATTTGAAAAAGTTCACAGCTTGAAATGCAAGCCAACTAGGCCCTAGTAGTCTTCTGAGGAAAGGTGCTCCTGCTGGACGTCGGGGGGCTGAGCACTTacccaccagcagcaagtcTCCATTCTTCCGTCACCGGGAGCACACTAAGGAGAGAGCCTCCTCATTCATCAGGTACTTCGCCACGTTCAACTTCTACTCGACTCGAGGACAAAAGGAACTCCACCACTTCACCCCTGTCCTCCATCGCGGCGTGCGCTAGGGGCGACATACCGTGATCATCACGACAGTCTAGTGACGCGTTCAGCTCCTTGCAGAGCTTGAATAACCAGTCTGCCTCACTGGGCCGGTCTCCGTAAAGAACTGGCCATGGTTGAGCTGTGACCAAGGCTGTTGTTctgtggtgaggaggaagaatgaCAGGATCTCGTCTTCGTTGTGGTCATCATAGTGGTACTTTTGACCCTTCGCGTTAAGCTGGATTTCTCGATGTGATTTATTCAGTACCAGGCCTCCTCGGGTGTAGCGACATTGAAGCTCATTCCAATACGGCCTCTTGACTTGATAGTAGAGAAGTAGTTATCGTACAAGTTTCTCAGTCCTCCGCTGTTATCAATGTGGAACTTCTTCCTGTTGGTGTGAATATTCAGGAATACTTGAACGACTGAATCACCCCTATAGGCACGTGCTGCAAACAGCGGGCACATGTACGTAGCGCTCTCTGGCTTTAGGTAGTCATCTAGAGTGCAAATCTCTTTGCAGAGGCCGGGACAAATTTTGTTCAGCCAGTATGTAGAGAAGGCCAGCAGATCTGTCAGGGTTGCAGATGGCACTGCAGCGACCGACATCAAAGGCCTTCAGCAAGATGGACTGGCCGATTCCATTGTTGTGAGCTATTTCCGCGTGTCTGAATATATTGCCGGTGGCATATTCCAAGAACGTATATCGATGCTTTCGCCTGCTGGGTTTGGATCCCTTTTCCGGGTCAAGATTGATGGCAACCCGACAAAACCTCTTCAAGAAGTCATGTGCACGGCCCACAAAGCTCTGGGTCATGTCAGGCCACAACTGAGATATGACCTTCAGGGGCATGTAGGAAGCTTCTGACGGAGTTGTGGATGAACTGAACAGTATATAACGGAGAGCCGTCCTTTGGCAGTGGAGTCTTGCGACGAAGGGTGTAAGGGGAAAGGTCGCCTTCGCAGAATCCGGCAATTTCAATGAGACCTTTGGAAGCATCCGTAATGAACCGATGGATGTCCCCAAGTGTAGGTCTGCAGTCCTGCCAATCTGCTGGTTTAAAAGTGAAGTGACCCCTTAGCTTCTTTCCGCACAACAGTCCAAAATAGAGCTCctctggtgttgatggtcgTTGCGAATGGAGCATCCACTGAACACTGAGCAACAAATCATCATGTTCGTCTTTGCTCTCGGCATTCTTCGTCATGTCGTGGAAAAAAGCGTGTAGATCGGTTGGTATCTTGTCCAGCGTCCTCAATACGGAATAGATCCGGCCTCGCGCGAGGTCCTTGTTGAGCATGTTGATAACCAATGCGACCCATATGAAAACTCCATCGGTCCGACTCTGGAGGCGCTCTTTTAACTCGTCCGCTTTCGGGTGCCTCCCTGGTTTgagcttgatgttgatgtaCTTGATAATATCGTCCGTGTGGCCTTGTTGAGTCTCGAGGTCAAACTTGAGGCTCCTCTCAAGGTCAATTATTGGATAATGCCTGCTTGAGAAACAAATACGAACATTCCTGCCAGTGGAAACAGCGTCCCGTCCAAGACTTTCATAACTTGATAGCATATCACCAAGCTGTGACTTGTCACATTGGTCCCAGTGCGACAATGTAACAGATGAGCGGCGTATTCCCCAGCCCATGGACAGACTGCTAAAAGATTGCCCTCAGTGACTCAACGCTCTACTTGTGATTAGGCTGAAGGCAATGTAACGCCTTCTGCAGATGCGGCGCCCTTTCCAGCAGCCGGAGGAGCAATGATTGATACATTCCCTCCACTGACTTCTCTAGCGTCTCCCCGCGGGCATGGAAGAAGAACGAAATAATAATGTTGTCCCCGGGGCCGGATTGGTCCTGCTCGTGGGACAAGGTGAACTTCATGAGTGTTGACTTGCCTGTTCCGGCGTGGCCTCTGATCCAGAGAAATCCATGATGTGATGATCCTTCAGTTTTGTCACATCTCTCCATTAAAGATGCTCGTCTTTGTCAAGTAACCACTGGCAAGTATCGACGTGAGCACTCTTGACGGTGAGCTGACGCACATCGACCCGATCAAACCGCAATGAGTCCAGAAAGAAGTCTACTTCTTTGAAGCCGAGGATTAGAAGTCCGAGCTTCTCCTGAAACAAGTGGGTCTTCCAGCCAATGAACTTGACGGTAGGGCGAAGCTCGTCTCTCAGTTCGCGGAGCCTTTCTGATGTGGGTAGCAGGGTATCAATGATTGACTTATTGATCCTAAACGCCAAAATTTTGGCAAGGGCTTCAGCCACGCTCTTGAGAATGCCGCGTGGTTCAGTTCCTCGATTGAGTGTTTAAAAAAACATGAGACCCCTGGTAGATTAAAAAACTGTTCTCAGCCCGGCTTGACCCATGAGACAGTTGCTCGAACGTCGTAGCATCTCCTTGACAAGAATACCACCAAGGCTGTGAGCCACAATTATGACTGGTCTATTGGGGTCGTGCTGTCTGAGAGCAGATATCTCCTGCAGGAAATCCCAAGCAATGTCGTAGACCTGAGTACGGTTCAATGGGGGGTCTAACAAATTTGTGCCTGATATGCGTATCATGCCCGTAGGTAAGTACTCGAGCCTTTGGAAGAATCTCCGGGAGTTGATCGCGTGGCCAGTACACAACCTTGGATGTTGCTCTACCTAGCACTCCTCGATTACTCTAATTCTATTTCGTCAATATTGCCAATCACGGTCAAGCCACTTGGTGGAATATCCATATTCGACATGTTTGGCTTTGGATAGGACTCAGGAAGACCGCAGGGAAACAGTTGAATGGACCTCTCGCAATAGTTGATACTCGGATCGAATCTAACGAGACGATGTCTGGTTGCGTGGTTTGCTCGTGTATATCCACACCGCTGCCAAGTGTGAGAGGGATATCGTAGTGGAAGGTCGATATCCAGTCCAGGTACCTTGACTTGGGCATGCGGGAAGAGGACCGAGAACCTGAAAAGCGATGAAACACCCCACTTCATGAAATTTCCATTTTCTGCGGGAAGATACAACGATGGCGGGCGGTAGCTGCACTCCGCCACAACCATGCACTCAGCCTCCTGCGGTCGGCCGGTCAGCCCTCAGCAGTTTGAAGGTCAAGGCATTGGTCGAGAGAGACGGTGGGCAGAGGTATCAGGGACCATATACGCGCTGGATGTACTCAGGATGGAAAATGCGTTATGTATAAACTCGAAAGAACACCATGCTAGGAACAATATGCTAGATCAATGGCAGAACAACCCTCAACGAGACGAATGGAAAACAAGGAAACGTACAAAGCCAGTACAGCCAGACATCATGCCATAtccaacccccgccccctAAACCAAAACATAATCatcccaatcctcctccccaaccccagcgaCACTAGTCCAaatctccctcccaaacGCCGTCCCCTCCGCCCTATCATCCGCCGCCcaaacctccatcaccgaGTTCTTCAAGCTAGCATACACCCCATCCAAATGAtacaacctctccaccctctcctgcACACTCCCACTGTTCGCATCAGCAACACAGTTCCAAACCCTATCCTTATCCGCATACCACCCCTCCGCCCTGTGAATCCGATCAAACGCCTGCTTCCTGAAATCCAAAACATCGAGCTGTAGATCGTGGCCGACAAACATCTCAAATACTTGACCGGCAGGGTCAGTAGCACCCGAGCGGAAGACAGAGCCGAGGTCGATCTCCGTGGAGCCGTCGACTTTGGTAACCTTCCAATGCCCCGCCCCGCTCGTCTTGAGGCTGGCCTCGGTAGCAGTGTGCCCGATGAGCCTCACTTTCCAGTATCGGTTAGGGCTGGTGTGGTATTGGGAATGCGGGTTCCTCTCGGGGCCAATAGTCAGCCGGCCTGACTTTTGGTTCCAGGTAAtaggggtggaggtgaagttCTTGCGGGGATCGTCGTGAGGAATCTCGTAGTGATGGGAAGACGCATGGGGTTcttcgaggaggttgaagtgGGCGTCTTTGCCCACGACAAGGAGAATCGTGATTTCTTCGGGGCGAGGGGTGCCGTTTGAAACAGTCGGGGTGGTGTCCAAGGGGATGATTGTGCCTTCTTTGGCGAGGACGGGGATTTGATCGAGGGGTCGATGGAGTTGGATGTGTCGGTTGCCGGTGTAGACTATGTGGGGAGCAAACAGGGAGACGTATCGGCCTTCGGGGAGCCAAGCTCGGGTAGACGAGGTCAGGGTGATACCGTCGTCGGGTGACGTGATTGGTGCAACGACCAGATTAGGGCCGAAGTAGTACTGAGTGGGCACGTGGTAGGCCTCTTCCGTGTGTGGGTGGTTCCAATACATTGGCTGGATCAGCGGCTCGGCATCGAATGCTGCACGGATGTTCATGGTGTACAGGTAAGGCACGAGTCGGTGACGCAGAACCAAAAAGTCCTTGATTATTTGACCTGGTTGGGACTCGAAGCTCCAAGGCTCCTTGCTGTTCCAGAGTGACTTGGATGAATGCAGACGGAGGATGGGCGAGAAGACGCCAAGCTGGACCCAACGAACGGTGAGCTCATTTGAGCGCCACCCACCCCAATGTCCACCAATGTCGTGAGACCACCAGCCATACCCAATGTTGGAGGCAGTGGCCGTGAACTCGGGCTGAAATTGGAGACCCGCCCAGCTGATCTGAGTGTCCCCGGAGAAGCCAATAGGGTAGCGGTGGGAGCCGGCGCCAGCATAACGGGAAAAAGTGATGGGCTTCTCGATTGTTTTGACATTTCTTCGGCTGGTGAGGTAGTGATAGTGGTTGAGTACCCAAAGGGGGTCAACGCCGGGGATCCGAGAGCGCGTTCCCTGCTGCCAGTCAATCCACCAAAAGTCAATACCTTGTTTCTCCAGACCAACTTTGAGCACATCAAAGTAGGCATCCATGAACTTGCGACTGCAGCAATCGAACCTGATAGGTTCCTCGCGAGATGTGTCGTGGTTCAGGGCCTTTGCAACCTCCTTGTACTGGTCTTCGAATGCGCGGATGCCGTCAGCCGGGTGGTCATTGACGGTAACCTTGAGTCTGCGGTCGTGGAGC
The window above is part of the Podospora bellae-mahoneyi strain CBS 112042 chromosome 3, whole genome shotgun sequence genome. Proteins encoded here:
- a CDS encoding hypothetical protein (EggNog:ENOG503NV6M; COG:G; COG:M; COG:O; CAZy:GH31); translation: MSALSFIKRAGRSKPSSPAAPMLSRSTAAGTPSSSRSPVVDTDATTDRYSFPSNPSANPKAVVTGGTKGSYYRFTILTSKLIRYEWSPDGGFEDRVSTFALFRNFDAPAFRTVDKEDRLEIITDHFHLQYDKKKFSTYGFSVKVADDVWRYDGNSYGDLGGTARTLDGAWGRVDLDPGVLSRRAYAVLDDSKSMLFDADGWIATRKPGRIDGYIFAYNGDHKAAIKDFYRLSGSQPVLPRWTLGNWWSRYHAYSAEEYLELMDHFQKEGVPLSAAVIDMDWHKVRIPSKYGSGWTGYSWNRDLFPQPDKFLKQLHDRRLKVTVNDHPADGIRAFEDQYKEVAKALNHDTSREEPIRFDCCSRKFMDAYFDVLKVGLEKQGIDFWWIDWQQGTRSRIPGVDPLWVLNHYHYLTSRRNVKTIEKPITFSRYAGAGSHRYPIGFSGDTQISWAGLQFQPEFTATASNIGYGWWSHDIGGHWGGWRSNELTVRWVQLGVFSPILRLHSSKSLWNSKEPWSFESQPGQIIKDFLVLRHRLVPYLYTMNIRAAFDAEPLIQPMYWNHPHTEEAYHVPTQYYFGPNLVVAPITSPDDGITLTSSTRAWLPEGRYVSLFAPHIVYTGNRHIQLHRPLDQIPVLAKEGTIIPLDTTPTVSNGTPRPEEITILLVVGKDAHFNLLEEPHASSHHYEIPHDDPRKNFTSTPITWNQKSGRLTIGPERNPHSQYHTSPNRYWKVRLIGHTATEASLKTSGAGHWKVTKVDGSTEIDLGSVFRSGATDPAGQVFEMFVGHDLQLDVLDFRKQAFDRIHRAEGWYADKDRVWNCVADANSGSVQERVERLYHLDGVYASLKNSVMEVWAADDRAEGTAFGREIWTSVAGVGEEDWDDYVLV